In a genomic window of Halalkalicoccus subterraneus:
- a CDS encoding nitroreductase family protein: METREVIESRRSVHDYVDDPLDDETVESIFEATRYTPSGYNLQPWEFLLVREDDNRERLQECAGGQEHVTDAPAAVVVLGNLDPAAHAERNFDDWMEKGYLPNDDARDDLIETIEEWRDWPEAERRVWTTRSTALAAMTLMYAAWDEGVATCPMEGFDREALIEEFGLEGYEPVMVLTMGYPAEDADDIETDRKVRRPVEEIVHEESFDLE, translated from the coding sequence TACGTCGACGACCCCCTCGACGACGAGACGGTCGAATCGATCTTCGAGGCGACCCGCTACACCCCCTCGGGCTATAACCTCCAACCCTGGGAGTTCCTGCTGGTACGCGAGGACGACAACCGCGAGCGCCTGCAGGAGTGTGCCGGCGGCCAGGAGCACGTCACCGACGCGCCCGCCGCGGTGGTCGTTCTGGGAAACCTCGATCCCGCGGCCCACGCCGAGCGGAACTTCGACGACTGGATGGAGAAGGGCTACCTACCGAACGACGACGCGCGCGACGACCTGATCGAGACCATCGAGGAGTGGCGCGACTGGCCCGAGGCGGAGCGGCGCGTCTGGACCACCCGGAGCACGGCGTTGGCGGCGATGACGCTGATGTACGCCGCGTGGGACGAGGGCGTCGCGACCTGCCCGATGGAGGGGTTCGACCGGGAGGCCCTGATCGAGGAGTTCGGTCTCGAGGGCTACGAGCCCGTGATGGTGCTGACGATGGGCTATCCCGCCGAGGACGCCGACGACATCGAGACCGACCGGAAGGTCCGCCGTCCGGTCGAGGAGATCGTCCACGAGGAGTCGTTCGATCTCGAGTGA